Proteins from a single region of Gasterosteus aculeatus chromosome 20, fGasAcu3.hap1.1, whole genome shotgun sequence:
- the LOC120810299 gene encoding myelin-associated glycoprotein-like isoform X2 gives MAGAAQLLLLCCLLQGSLCENWGTFIPERLEGLSGSCVMIPCSFSILSEYDTKLQDDDTCIAKWITGSTRGPTVFNSGLTANRNTLQGNLTGNLRAKNCTTVFHNMSPQDNNKYYFRLECKSPFKFILNKNVQITITDSLPKPSITPPPVEVEEGDPVRLECSAVAPCPLLPPALTWTPAIGDVKENQQSASVTSVLNFTASRLHNGQRLQCSALYRRQAGHSDLQYENNLTLHILYPPNNTSVSHSGPVIEGTSVNLTCSTDANPAVDEFTWYKVDGGQVVAVGFHALLSTNVSETDSRFFCQVSNRYGSQNSSTTQIDVHFPPKGTTVIVQPDGPILEGVSVSLLCKSRANPPVTNYTWYKDDEGKEEEPGSSLNLGAVDPSHSGLYRCKARNDLGEDQSAAIQLDIQFAPQILPSSRCVSIGSLIRCDCNSQGNPPPSLFWELPGKAVDHSVIPTREVPLGSLVMWSQITVNYLDEDVLSLVCLSNNSVGSDRFVFSVSSTNTTPGFSGLHPLSLLIGSLVGAIGTLLVCGLMLLFFFRKGKIRLSTKKRSQDNVVVETSSSKVSVIYDNKAILEENEEESLHYASLDFAKLKDNSRGELGEEEGRGLASKTSEYAEIRLSSRGSN, from the exons ATGGCAGGTGCTGCCCAGCTTCTCCTGCTGTGCTGCCTCCTGCAAG GTAGTTTATGCGAGAACTGGGGAACCTTCATTCCTGAGAGACTGGAGGGACTCAGTGGGTCCTGTGTGATGATCCCCTGCAGTTTCAGCATTCTCTCAGAGTATGATACAAAGCTACAGGATGATGATACCTGTATAGCCAAATGGATCACAGGCTCTACGAGAGGGCCAACGGTGTTCAACTCGGGCCTCACTGCAAACAGAAACACTCTGCAAGGAAACCTGACGGGAAACCTGCGTGCAAAGAATTGCACCACCGTCTTCCACAACATGTCGCCACAAGATAATAACAAATATTACTTCAGACTGGAGTGTAAGAGCCCTTTCAAGTTCATCCTAAATAAAAACGTCCAGATCACCATCACAG ATTCACTTCCTAAACCGTCCATAACTCCACCCCCGGtcgaggtggaggaaggagatcCAGTGAGGTTGGAGTGCTCGGCTGTAGCTCCCTGCCCCCTTCTTCCCCCGGCTCTCACTTGGACCCCTGCTATCGGTGACGTTAAGGAGAACCAACAAAGTGCATCCGTGACCTCCGTTCTGAACTTCACTGCTTCCCGCCTCCACAACGGACAGAGGTTACAGTGCTCTGCTCTCTACAGACGACAGGCTGGACACAGTGACCTTCAGTATGAAAATAATCTGACCCTCCACATTCTTT ATCCCCCAAACAACACGTCAGTCAGCCACTCGGGTCCCGTGATAGAGGGCACCTCGGTCAACTTGACCTGCAGCACCGACGCAAATCCGGCCGTGGACGAGTTCACCTGGTACAAAGTGGATGGAGGTCAGGTGGTGGCAGTGGGTTTCCACGCTTTGCTCTCCACTAACGTCTCAGAGACGGACAGCAGGTTCTTCTGCCAAGTCAGTAACAGATATGGAAGCCAGAACTCGTCCACCACTCAGATAGACGTACATT TTCCTCCCAAGGGAACCACAGTCATTGTCCAACCCGACGGTCCCATACTGGAGGGCGTCTCCGTTTCTCTGCTCTGTAAGAGCCGTGCGAACCCCCCCGTGACcaactacacctggtacaaagatgatgaggggaaggaggaggagcctggGTCGAGCTTGAATCTGGGCGCcgtggacccgagccacagcggTCTCTACCGCTGTAAGGCCAGAAACGATCTGGGGGAGGATCAGTCAGCAGCGATCCAGCTGGACATTCAGT TTGCTCCACAGATTCTTCCTTCTTCACGCTGTGTCAGCATTGGTTCCCTGATACGATGTGACTGTAACAGCCAGGGgaaccctcctccctcccttttttggGAATTGCCTGGGAAGGCTGTCGATCACTCTGTCATCCCAACCAGGGAAGTTCCCCTTGGGAGTTTGGTTATGTGGAGCCAAATCACCGTGAACTATTTGGACGAAGACGTGCTCTCTCTAGTCTGTCTTAGTAACAACTCTGTGGGCTCCGATCGCTTTGTATTCAGCGTGTCCTCCACCAACACTACGCCAG GCTTTTCAGGCCTCCATCCTTTGTCTCTATTAATCGGCTCTTTGGTGGGAGCCATCGGGACGCTGCTGGTGTGTGGGCTCATGTTACTGTTCTTCTTCAG aaaaggaaaaatacgTCTTTCAACAAAGAAGAGATCGCAGGACAACGTTGTAGTTGAG ACCAGCTCATCAAAAGTCAGTGTCATTTATGACAACAAAGCCATTCTGGAAGAGAATGAGGAAGAATCTCTTCACTACGCCAGTCTGGACTTTGCTAAACTCAAGGATAATTCAAGGGGTGAGCtcggggaagaggagggcagagGCCTGGCCTCTAAGACGTCTGAGTATGCAGAGATCCGTCTGTCCTCCAGAGGAAGCAATTGA
- the LOC120810299 gene encoding myelin-associated glycoprotein-like isoform X4: MAGAAQLLLLCCLLQGSLCENWGTFIPERLEGLSGSCVMIPCSFSILSEYDTKLQDDDTCIAKWITGSTRGPTVFNSGLTANRNTLQGNLTGNLRAKNCTTVFHNMSPQDNNKYYFRLECKSPFKFILNKNVQITITDSLPKPSITPPPVEVEEGDPVRLECSAVAPCPLLPPALTWTPAIGDVKENQQSASVTSVLNFTASRLHNGQRLQCSALYRRQAGHSDLQYENNLTLHILYPPNNTSVSHSGPVIEGTSVNLTCSTDANPAVDEFTWYKVDGGQVVAVGFHALLSTNVSETDSRFFCQVSNRYGSQNSSTTQIDVHCESECDRNTDGKYPLSPWTEPIRVRAFFTVPPKGTTVIVQPDGPILEGVSVSLLCKSRANPPVTNYTWYKDDEGKEEEPGSSLNLGAVDPSHSGLYRCKARNDLGEDQSAAIQLDIQCFSGLHPLSLLIGSLVGAIGTLLVCGLMLLFFFRKGKIRLSTKKRSQDNVVVETSSSKVSVIYDNKAILEENEEESLHYASLDFAKLKDNSRGELGEEEGRGLASKTSEYAEIRLSSRGSN, encoded by the exons ATGGCAGGTGCTGCCCAGCTTCTCCTGCTGTGCTGCCTCCTGCAAG GTAGTTTATGCGAGAACTGGGGAACCTTCATTCCTGAGAGACTGGAGGGACTCAGTGGGTCCTGTGTGATGATCCCCTGCAGTTTCAGCATTCTCTCAGAGTATGATACAAAGCTACAGGATGATGATACCTGTATAGCCAAATGGATCACAGGCTCTACGAGAGGGCCAACGGTGTTCAACTCGGGCCTCACTGCAAACAGAAACACTCTGCAAGGAAACCTGACGGGAAACCTGCGTGCAAAGAATTGCACCACCGTCTTCCACAACATGTCGCCACAAGATAATAACAAATATTACTTCAGACTGGAGTGTAAGAGCCCTTTCAAGTTCATCCTAAATAAAAACGTCCAGATCACCATCACAG ATTCACTTCCTAAACCGTCCATAACTCCACCCCCGGtcgaggtggaggaaggagatcCAGTGAGGTTGGAGTGCTCGGCTGTAGCTCCCTGCCCCCTTCTTCCCCCGGCTCTCACTTGGACCCCTGCTATCGGTGACGTTAAGGAGAACCAACAAAGTGCATCCGTGACCTCCGTTCTGAACTTCACTGCTTCCCGCCTCCACAACGGACAGAGGTTACAGTGCTCTGCTCTCTACAGACGACAGGCTGGACACAGTGACCTTCAGTATGAAAATAATCTGACCCTCCACATTCTTT ATCCCCCAAACAACACGTCAGTCAGCCACTCGGGTCCCGTGATAGAGGGCACCTCGGTCAACTTGACCTGCAGCACCGACGCAAATCCGGCCGTGGACGAGTTCACCTGGTACAAAGTGGATGGAGGTCAGGTGGTGGCAGTGGGTTTCCACGCTTTGCTCTCCACTAACGTCTCAGAGACGGACAGCAGGTTCTTCTGCCAAGTCAGTAACAGATATGGAAGCCAGAACTCGTCCACCACTCAGATAGACGTACATTGTGAGTCAGAGTGCGACAGAAACACAGATGGCAAATATCCACTGTCACCATGGACTGAACCCATACGTGTGCGTGCTTTTTTTACAGTTCCTCCCAAGGGAACCACAGTCATTGTCCAACCCGACGGTCCCATACTGGAGGGCGTCTCCGTTTCTCTGCTCTGTAAGAGCCGTGCGAACCCCCCCGTGACcaactacacctggtacaaagatgatgaggggaaggaggaggagcctggGTCGAGCTTGAATCTGGGCGCcgtggacccgagccacagcggTCTCTACCGCTGTAAGGCCAGAAACGATCTGGGGGAGGATCAGTCAGCAGCGATCCAGCTGGACATTCAGT GCTTTTCAGGCCTCCATCCTTTGTCTCTATTAATCGGCTCTTTGGTGGGAGCCATCGGGACGCTGCTGGTGTGTGGGCTCATGTTACTGTTCTTCTTCAG aaaaggaaaaatacgTCTTTCAACAAAGAAGAGATCGCAGGACAACGTTGTAGTTGAG ACCAGCTCATCAAAAGTCAGTGTCATTTATGACAACAAAGCCATTCTGGAAGAGAATGAGGAAGAATCTCTTCACTACGCCAGTCTGGACTTTGCTAAACTCAAGGATAATTCAAGGGGTGAGCtcggggaagaggagggcagagGCCTGGCCTCTAAGACGTCTGAGTATGCAGAGATCCGTCTGTCCTCCAGAGGAAGCAATTGA
- the LOC120810299 gene encoding myelin-associated glycoprotein-like isoform X3, whose amino-acid sequence MAGAAQLLLLCCLLQGSLCENWGTFIPERLEGLSGSCVMIPCSFSILSEYDTKLQDDDTCIAKWITGSTRGPTVFNSGLTANRNTLQGNLTGNLRAKNCTTVFHNMSPQDNNKYYFRLECKSPFKFILNKNVQITITDSLPKPSITPPPVEVEEGDPVRLECSAVAPCPLLPPALTWTPAIGDVKENQQSASVTSVLNFTASRLHNGQRLQCSALYRRQAGHSDLQYENNLTLHILYPPNNTSVSHSGPVIEGTSVNLTCSTDANPAVDEFTWYKVDGGQVVAVGFHALLSTNVSETDSRFFCQVSNRYGSQNSSTTQIDVHFPPKGTTVIVQPDGPILEGVSVSLLCKSRANPPVTNYTWYKDDEGKEEEPGSSLNLGAVDPSHSGLYRCKARNDLGEDQSAAIQLDIQFAPQILPSSRCVSIGSLIRCDCNSQGNPPPSLFWELPGKAVDHSVIPTREVPLGSLVMWSQITVNYLDEDVLSLVCLSNNSVGSDRFVFSVSSTNTTPGLHPLSLLIGSLVGAIGTLLVCGLMLLFFFRKGKIRLSTKKRSQDNVVVETSSSKVSVIYDNKAILEENEEESLHYASLDFAKLKDNSRGELGEEEGRGLASKTSEYAEIRLSSRGSN is encoded by the exons ATGGCAGGTGCTGCCCAGCTTCTCCTGCTGTGCTGCCTCCTGCAAG GTAGTTTATGCGAGAACTGGGGAACCTTCATTCCTGAGAGACTGGAGGGACTCAGTGGGTCCTGTGTGATGATCCCCTGCAGTTTCAGCATTCTCTCAGAGTATGATACAAAGCTACAGGATGATGATACCTGTATAGCCAAATGGATCACAGGCTCTACGAGAGGGCCAACGGTGTTCAACTCGGGCCTCACTGCAAACAGAAACACTCTGCAAGGAAACCTGACGGGAAACCTGCGTGCAAAGAATTGCACCACCGTCTTCCACAACATGTCGCCACAAGATAATAACAAATATTACTTCAGACTGGAGTGTAAGAGCCCTTTCAAGTTCATCCTAAATAAAAACGTCCAGATCACCATCACAG ATTCACTTCCTAAACCGTCCATAACTCCACCCCCGGtcgaggtggaggaaggagatcCAGTGAGGTTGGAGTGCTCGGCTGTAGCTCCCTGCCCCCTTCTTCCCCCGGCTCTCACTTGGACCCCTGCTATCGGTGACGTTAAGGAGAACCAACAAAGTGCATCCGTGACCTCCGTTCTGAACTTCACTGCTTCCCGCCTCCACAACGGACAGAGGTTACAGTGCTCTGCTCTCTACAGACGACAGGCTGGACACAGTGACCTTCAGTATGAAAATAATCTGACCCTCCACATTCTTT ATCCCCCAAACAACACGTCAGTCAGCCACTCGGGTCCCGTGATAGAGGGCACCTCGGTCAACTTGACCTGCAGCACCGACGCAAATCCGGCCGTGGACGAGTTCACCTGGTACAAAGTGGATGGAGGTCAGGTGGTGGCAGTGGGTTTCCACGCTTTGCTCTCCACTAACGTCTCAGAGACGGACAGCAGGTTCTTCTGCCAAGTCAGTAACAGATATGGAAGCCAGAACTCGTCCACCACTCAGATAGACGTACATT TTCCTCCCAAGGGAACCACAGTCATTGTCCAACCCGACGGTCCCATACTGGAGGGCGTCTCCGTTTCTCTGCTCTGTAAGAGCCGTGCGAACCCCCCCGTGACcaactacacctggtacaaagatgatgaggggaaggaggaggagcctggGTCGAGCTTGAATCTGGGCGCcgtggacccgagccacagcggTCTCTACCGCTGTAAGGCCAGAAACGATCTGGGGGAGGATCAGTCAGCAGCGATCCAGCTGGACATTCAGT TTGCTCCACAGATTCTTCCTTCTTCACGCTGTGTCAGCATTGGTTCCCTGATACGATGTGACTGTAACAGCCAGGGgaaccctcctccctcccttttttggGAATTGCCTGGGAAGGCTGTCGATCACTCTGTCATCCCAACCAGGGAAGTTCCCCTTGGGAGTTTGGTTATGTGGAGCCAAATCACCGTGAACTATTTGGACGAAGACGTGCTCTCTCTAGTCTGTCTTAGTAACAACTCTGTGGGCTCCGATCGCTTTGTATTCAGCGTGTCCTCCACCAACACTACGCCAG GCCTCCATCCTTTGTCTCTATTAATCGGCTCTTTGGTGGGAGCCATCGGGACGCTGCTGGTGTGTGGGCTCATGTTACTGTTCTTCTTCAG aaaaggaaaaatacgTCTTTCAACAAAGAAGAGATCGCAGGACAACGTTGTAGTTGAG ACCAGCTCATCAAAAGTCAGTGTCATTTATGACAACAAAGCCATTCTGGAAGAGAATGAGGAAGAATCTCTTCACTACGCCAGTCTGGACTTTGCTAAACTCAAGGATAATTCAAGGGGTGAGCtcggggaagaggagggcagagGCCTGGCCTCTAAGACGTCTGAGTATGCAGAGATCCGTCTGTCCTCCAGAGGAAGCAATTGA
- the LOC120810299 gene encoding myelin-associated glycoprotein-like isoform X5 gives MAGAAQLLLLCCLLQGSLCENWGTFIPERLEGLSGSCVMIPCSFSILSEYDTKLQDDDTCIAKWITGSTRGPTVFNSGLTANRNTLQGNLTGNLRAKNCTTVFHNMSPQDNNKYYFRLECKSPFKFILNKNVQITITDSLPKPSITPPPVEVEEGDPVRLECSAVAPCPLLPPALTWTPAIGDVKENQQSASVTSVLNFTASRLHNGQRLQCSALYRRQAGHSDLQYENNLTLHILYPPNNTSVSHSGPVIEGTSVNLTCSTDANPAVDEFTWYKVDGGQVVAVGFHALLSTNVSETDSRFFCQVSNRYGSQNSSTTQIDVHFPPKGTTVIVQPDGPILEGVSVSLLCKSRANPPVTNYTWYKDDEGKEEEPGSSLNLGAVDPSHSGLYRCKARNDLGEDQSAAIQLDIQCFSGLHPLSLLIGSLVGAIGTLLVCGLMLLFFFRKGKIRLSTKKRSQDNVVVETSSSKVSVIYDNKAILEENEEESLHYASLDFAKLKDNSRGELGEEEGRGLASKTSEYAEIRLSSRGSN, from the exons ATGGCAGGTGCTGCCCAGCTTCTCCTGCTGTGCTGCCTCCTGCAAG GTAGTTTATGCGAGAACTGGGGAACCTTCATTCCTGAGAGACTGGAGGGACTCAGTGGGTCCTGTGTGATGATCCCCTGCAGTTTCAGCATTCTCTCAGAGTATGATACAAAGCTACAGGATGATGATACCTGTATAGCCAAATGGATCACAGGCTCTACGAGAGGGCCAACGGTGTTCAACTCGGGCCTCACTGCAAACAGAAACACTCTGCAAGGAAACCTGACGGGAAACCTGCGTGCAAAGAATTGCACCACCGTCTTCCACAACATGTCGCCACAAGATAATAACAAATATTACTTCAGACTGGAGTGTAAGAGCCCTTTCAAGTTCATCCTAAATAAAAACGTCCAGATCACCATCACAG ATTCACTTCCTAAACCGTCCATAACTCCACCCCCGGtcgaggtggaggaaggagatcCAGTGAGGTTGGAGTGCTCGGCTGTAGCTCCCTGCCCCCTTCTTCCCCCGGCTCTCACTTGGACCCCTGCTATCGGTGACGTTAAGGAGAACCAACAAAGTGCATCCGTGACCTCCGTTCTGAACTTCACTGCTTCCCGCCTCCACAACGGACAGAGGTTACAGTGCTCTGCTCTCTACAGACGACAGGCTGGACACAGTGACCTTCAGTATGAAAATAATCTGACCCTCCACATTCTTT ATCCCCCAAACAACACGTCAGTCAGCCACTCGGGTCCCGTGATAGAGGGCACCTCGGTCAACTTGACCTGCAGCACCGACGCAAATCCGGCCGTGGACGAGTTCACCTGGTACAAAGTGGATGGAGGTCAGGTGGTGGCAGTGGGTTTCCACGCTTTGCTCTCCACTAACGTCTCAGAGACGGACAGCAGGTTCTTCTGCCAAGTCAGTAACAGATATGGAAGCCAGAACTCGTCCACCACTCAGATAGACGTACATT TTCCTCCCAAGGGAACCACAGTCATTGTCCAACCCGACGGTCCCATACTGGAGGGCGTCTCCGTTTCTCTGCTCTGTAAGAGCCGTGCGAACCCCCCCGTGACcaactacacctggtacaaagatgatgaggggaaggaggaggagcctggGTCGAGCTTGAATCTGGGCGCcgtggacccgagccacagcggTCTCTACCGCTGTAAGGCCAGAAACGATCTGGGGGAGGATCAGTCAGCAGCGATCCAGCTGGACATTCAGT GCTTTTCAGGCCTCCATCCTTTGTCTCTATTAATCGGCTCTTTGGTGGGAGCCATCGGGACGCTGCTGGTGTGTGGGCTCATGTTACTGTTCTTCTTCAG aaaaggaaaaatacgTCTTTCAACAAAGAAGAGATCGCAGGACAACGTTGTAGTTGAG ACCAGCTCATCAAAAGTCAGTGTCATTTATGACAACAAAGCCATTCTGGAAGAGAATGAGGAAGAATCTCTTCACTACGCCAGTCTGGACTTTGCTAAACTCAAGGATAATTCAAGGGGTGAGCtcggggaagaggagggcagagGCCTGGCCTCTAAGACGTCTGAGTATGCAGAGATCCGTCTGTCCTCCAGAGGAAGCAATTGA
- the LOC120810299 gene encoding myelin-associated glycoprotein-like isoform X1 — MAGAAQLLLLCCLLQGSLCENWGTFIPERLEGLSGSCVMIPCSFSILSEYDTKLQDDDTCIAKWITGSTRGPTVFNSGLTANRNTLQGNLTGNLRAKNCTTVFHNMSPQDNNKYYFRLECKSPFKFILNKNVQITITDSLPKPSITPPPVEVEEGDPVRLECSAVAPCPLLPPALTWTPAIGDVKENQQSASVTSVLNFTASRLHNGQRLQCSALYRRQAGHSDLQYENNLTLHILYPPNNTSVSHSGPVIEGTSVNLTCSTDANPAVDEFTWYKVDGGQVVAVGFHALLSTNVSETDSRFFCQVSNRYGSQNSSTTQIDVHCESECDRNTDGKYPLSPWTEPIRVRAFFTVPPKGTTVIVQPDGPILEGVSVSLLCKSRANPPVTNYTWYKDDEGKEEEPGSSLNLGAVDPSHSGLYRCKARNDLGEDQSAAIQLDIQFAPQILPSSRCVSIGSLIRCDCNSQGNPPPSLFWELPGKAVDHSVIPTREVPLGSLVMWSQITVNYLDEDVLSLVCLSNNSVGSDRFVFSVSSTNTTPGLHPLSLLIGSLVGAIGTLLVCGLMLLFFFRKGKIRLSTKKRSQDNVVVETSSSKVSVIYDNKAILEENEEESLHYASLDFAKLKDNSRGELGEEEGRGLASKTSEYAEIRLSSRGSN; from the exons ATGGCAGGTGCTGCCCAGCTTCTCCTGCTGTGCTGCCTCCTGCAAG GTAGTTTATGCGAGAACTGGGGAACCTTCATTCCTGAGAGACTGGAGGGACTCAGTGGGTCCTGTGTGATGATCCCCTGCAGTTTCAGCATTCTCTCAGAGTATGATACAAAGCTACAGGATGATGATACCTGTATAGCCAAATGGATCACAGGCTCTACGAGAGGGCCAACGGTGTTCAACTCGGGCCTCACTGCAAACAGAAACACTCTGCAAGGAAACCTGACGGGAAACCTGCGTGCAAAGAATTGCACCACCGTCTTCCACAACATGTCGCCACAAGATAATAACAAATATTACTTCAGACTGGAGTGTAAGAGCCCTTTCAAGTTCATCCTAAATAAAAACGTCCAGATCACCATCACAG ATTCACTTCCTAAACCGTCCATAACTCCACCCCCGGtcgaggtggaggaaggagatcCAGTGAGGTTGGAGTGCTCGGCTGTAGCTCCCTGCCCCCTTCTTCCCCCGGCTCTCACTTGGACCCCTGCTATCGGTGACGTTAAGGAGAACCAACAAAGTGCATCCGTGACCTCCGTTCTGAACTTCACTGCTTCCCGCCTCCACAACGGACAGAGGTTACAGTGCTCTGCTCTCTACAGACGACAGGCTGGACACAGTGACCTTCAGTATGAAAATAATCTGACCCTCCACATTCTTT ATCCCCCAAACAACACGTCAGTCAGCCACTCGGGTCCCGTGATAGAGGGCACCTCGGTCAACTTGACCTGCAGCACCGACGCAAATCCGGCCGTGGACGAGTTCACCTGGTACAAAGTGGATGGAGGTCAGGTGGTGGCAGTGGGTTTCCACGCTTTGCTCTCCACTAACGTCTCAGAGACGGACAGCAGGTTCTTCTGCCAAGTCAGTAACAGATATGGAAGCCAGAACTCGTCCACCACTCAGATAGACGTACATTGTGAGTCAGAGTGCGACAGAAACACAGATGGCAAATATCCACTGTCACCATGGACTGAACCCATACGTGTGCGTGCTTTTTTTACAGTTCCTCCCAAGGGAACCACAGTCATTGTCCAACCCGACGGTCCCATACTGGAGGGCGTCTCCGTTTCTCTGCTCTGTAAGAGCCGTGCGAACCCCCCCGTGACcaactacacctggtacaaagatgatgaggggaaggaggaggagcctggGTCGAGCTTGAATCTGGGCGCcgtggacccgagccacagcggTCTCTACCGCTGTAAGGCCAGAAACGATCTGGGGGAGGATCAGTCAGCAGCGATCCAGCTGGACATTCAGT TTGCTCCACAGATTCTTCCTTCTTCACGCTGTGTCAGCATTGGTTCCCTGATACGATGTGACTGTAACAGCCAGGGgaaccctcctccctcccttttttggGAATTGCCTGGGAAGGCTGTCGATCACTCTGTCATCCCAACCAGGGAAGTTCCCCTTGGGAGTTTGGTTATGTGGAGCCAAATCACCGTGAACTATTTGGACGAAGACGTGCTCTCTCTAGTCTGTCTTAGTAACAACTCTGTGGGCTCCGATCGCTTTGTATTCAGCGTGTCCTCCACCAACACTACGCCAG GCCTCCATCCTTTGTCTCTATTAATCGGCTCTTTGGTGGGAGCCATCGGGACGCTGCTGGTGTGTGGGCTCATGTTACTGTTCTTCTTCAG aaaaggaaaaatacgTCTTTCAACAAAGAAGAGATCGCAGGACAACGTTGTAGTTGAG ACCAGCTCATCAAAAGTCAGTGTCATTTATGACAACAAAGCCATTCTGGAAGAGAATGAGGAAGAATCTCTTCACTACGCCAGTCTGGACTTTGCTAAACTCAAGGATAATTCAAGGGGTGAGCtcggggaagaggagggcagagGCCTGGCCTCTAAGACGTCTGAGTATGCAGAGATCCGTCTGTCCTCCAGAGGAAGCAATTGA